The DNA sequence TGTCTATTAGATCCTCTCTTCCATACTCCATAGCTTCTCTGTACAATCTAGGTGCGTAGCCTAGAACTAGTTCACCTATATTGTTAACTATAAATTCCAACTGTACTATTGATAAACTTTCACGAAGCTCAAGAACAGATTGAGCTATTATCTGGTACATGTTTTGAGCATATCTACTGAACCTTCTCTTTATGGTATCTTTATCAAGCGTCGATGATTCTCCTCTTAGAATGTCTACAAGCTTTATTGCTACGGCTTTAGCTTCTTCACGATCTAGTTCTAGCATGTTGAGATTAAAAATATCAATCAATTCATCTAGATGTTTCTCGACCCATGATTCAGTATCAACATACTTCTTGCTACTCGAAGACCTAGTTTTATGCACTATTATCTGTTGTTCCTTCTTCTGCTCAATATTGTGACTCTCTAGTTCCTTCTTAATGTTTTTCTCTGATTTCTTCTTACCATCTCTTGCCACTGAGAACCACCTAGCGCTTAATATGACGACCTTAAATTCTGGTTAACGCTTCTAACAGTTGTTTAATGATTTCGCAGCTTAAATGCGAATTATTTTTATCGAGTTTATTACAATTTCTTTTATGTTTTTGGTTATATCCGTTACGGTATTACCATAATGTTACTATTTTTCTAAATCAAAGTTTTGAGGTACTCTCTAGTCATACTTATTACCTTTACAACAAGAAGATCTATTACTACTAGAGCGTGGTGAAAGAACATGATCTCTGAAGATGCTAATTTTCTTCTAGGTCAAACGATACCAGAAATTATTGTTACAAAACGTAACGGGAGAACAGAGCCATTTAGTGTAGATAAGATTGTGACCAGCATACGTAAGGCATGTGCTGAAGAATGTTCTGAAAATGAGGTACAGGAACTAGTCAAGACATTGATTGAGGAGATAAGCAAACGAACTTCGATAACTTCTGCTGAAATAGCTGATAGAATTGTAAGGATAATGATTATGAGAGGTATACTGAACAATAAATGGTTTGAAATAGCTAAAAGATACGAGCTAGGTGATGTGTATAAAGATATATATAGAGCCAAAGAGTTTAGCTTTGATCCCAAAGACCTAAAGCTTAGTTTTGCTGCAGTCAAGATACTGAAAAGCAGGTACCTAATGAAAGACCCTGAATCGAGTAACTATATAGAAACCCCACAGATGATGTTTAGAAGAGTTGCAAAAGCTATAGCACGTATTGAATATAATTACTGCATAGACAAAGTTAAAGCTGAAGACAAGTGTATGGAGCTAGAAAAGCTATGGGAAGAAAAATTCTATACGCTTCTTAGTGAACTCAAGTTTCTGCCGAATTCTCCTACATTAATGAACACTGGAACACGTTTAGGAATACTTTCTGCTTGTTTCGTTTTACCTGTTAGAGATGCTATAACTACTTCAGATGGTGAAGGAATATATGACGCAGTAAGAGCTCAAGCAATAATATTTCAACAAGGTGGTGGAACAGGTTTCGATTTCTCTGAACTGAGACCAGAAGGAGATAGTGTAGCTACAACAGGTGGTGTAGCAAGTGGACCTCTATCCTTCATGAAAATGTTTGATGTGAATACTGATGTCATTAAGCAAGGTGGTAGAAGAAGGGGTGCTAATATGGGTGCACTCCATGTATGGCATCCAGATATAGAGAAGTTTGTAGACTTAAAGTCGGGAAAATCGAAAGACATTCTATTACAGAATTTCAACATAAGTGTAGGTGTCTATGATTATTTCATGTATGCTGTTGTTAATGGTGGCATGATCCCCCTTATCAATCCTAGAAAGACCAACCTAAGATGTGATCTAGGTGCTGACTCAAAGTTCTACGCTATTACAAGAGCTCGACACTATTTAACAGAGGAATGGGTACAAAACGAGATTATCAATGAACTTGAGGAAAAAGGTGGAAGTGTATGGCTCGATGAATCACTGATAATAACCATCGATGAGGCTATGGCAATAGCTGAAGATAGAAATACTATCGTTAGATATATAGATGCACAAAAACTTCTCGAGAAAATAGTTAGAAATGCGTGGGATTCTGGGGATCCCGGACTTATATTCATAGATACTGTGAATAGCCGACACCCAGTGTGGTACTTAGGTAAAATAAACGCTACTAACCCATGTGGAGAACAGCCTCTCTTGCCGTGGGAGAGCTGCAATCTCGGTAGCATTGATCTATCTAAATATGTGTATACAGATCCTGATGGAGAGCCAAGGATAGCTTGGGGAGCGCTTGCTGAAGATCTAAAGGTAATTGCTAGATTCATGGACGATGTTATAGATGCTGCTAAATGGCCTTTACCTCAACTTGAGTATGCTGCTAAAAGAACTAGAAAGATAGGTGTTGGTGTTATGGGTTGGCATCATATGCTAATAAAACTTGGAATACCGTATGATAGTGTTGATGCTCTGTATCTAGGATATAGATTAGCGGAATGGATTGAATATAACCTCGCTTTAGCAAGTATAGAGCTATCAAGAGAACGTGGAGCTTTTCCAGCTTATGACCCAAAACGGTATAGACCTACATGGACTACTGCTAGAGCATTTGAG is a window from the Ignisphaera sp. genome containing:
- a CDS encoding adenosylcobalamin-dependent ribonucleoside-diphosphate reductase, which translates into the protein MISEDANFLLGQTIPEIIVTKRNGRTEPFSVDKIVTSIRKACAEECSENEVQELVKTLIEEISKRTSITSAEIADRIVRIMIMRGILNNKWFEIAKRYELGDVYKDIYRAKEFSFDPKDLKLSFAAVKILKSRYLMKDPESSNYIETPQMMFRRVAKAIARIEYNYCIDKVKAEDKCMELEKLWEEKFYTLLSELKFLPNSPTLMNTGTRLGILSACFVLPVRDAITTSDGEGIYDAVRAQAIIFQQGGGTGFDFSELRPEGDSVATTGGVASGPLSFMKMFDVNTDVIKQGGRRRGANMGALHVWHPDIEKFVDLKSGKSKDILLQNFNISVGVYDYFMYAVVNGGMIPLINPRKTNLRCDLGADSKFYAITRARHYLTEEWVQNEIINELEEKGGSVWLDESLIITIDEAMAIAEDRNTIVRYIDAQKLLEKIVRNAWDSGDPGLIFIDTVNSRHPVWYLGKINATNPCGEQPLLPWESCNLGSIDLSKYVYTDPDGEPRIAWGALAEDLKVIARFMDDVIDAAKWPLPQLEYAAKRTRKIGVGVMGWHHMLIKLGIPYDSVDALYLGYRLAEWIEYNLALASIELSRERGAFPAYDPKRYRPTWTTARAFEELLKISNMKSIPSAKVMRLIEDRPAVDWSYVEESRKKYGIRNATLTSIAPTGTISIIANTSSSIEPIFAVAFEKYVSVGTFIEIDRLFLEYLKRYELDDPKLIETIAERGSIGDMYFLPKSIKELFKTAYDIDVKYHVLHQAVWQQWVCAGVSKTVNMRFEASIDDVREAYILAWMLGCKGITVYRDKSKTQQVIYVGVKMQQKEEKETLEHKASITAKFTDISDAVESSVKTGCQLCEY